A stretch of DNA from Candidatus Nomurabacteria bacterium:
CCCTCCACGTCATCCCAAAGATTTGAAACTTGTTTGGTTCTGCCTTCGAGATAGTATTTAACGTATGGTTTATAAACACCTGTTTGATCTATCTTCCATTCAATCATTCCTTCGGCCACCCATGAATCGAACTGCTTCCTTCCTGTCCTCCAACAACTCTCGTAGCCTCCTGGGCCGATAGGATATACTTCGCTCCCATCTGGTGCTATAAGTGGATAATACAAATTGGGACGGTCTTGACGACGGTCATTAGTTCCGGTCTTTCTGAATTGAAGAATAGAGTATTTACCCTTGTTGTCCTCAAGACTAAATCGAGCTATGTCCTTTTCATTAAGCGGCAGGCCATTGGGTATATAGCGTGTCTTGTCTCTGGCAAATACTAACATGTAGTCAACGCTACTGCCTATGTCATTGGCGTCTTGCCCTGTCGTGGTTCCCTTTGCAACGACAATATTCCCGACAAAATTATCTTCTCCAAAAACCTCGTCGCAAAGCTTTCTCAGGTTAGCCTGCTCGTTGTCATCAATTGATATAAATATCACACCGTCTTCGGTTAATAGGTTTCGTGCCAACTTGAGGCGAGGATACATCATACTCAACCAGTCGCTGTGGTAGCGACCGTTGGTCTTTTCGTTCTTTTTGAACTGGATGTTGCCCGCGTCGTCCTTGTATTCAGTATCTTCATCGTATTGCTCTGTGCTTGCCTTGAAGTTATCGTGGTACACGAAGTCTTTGCCGGTGTTGTACGGTGGGTCGATGTAGATCATCTTGACCTTGCCGAGGTAGCTTTCTTGCAGTAGCTTGAGGGCGTCGAGGTTGTCGCCTTCAATAAAGAGGTTTTTGGTAGTATTCCAGTTTTTACTAGCTTCTACATCTGGACGGAATGTTTTGTTGATCGGAGCACCTGCTTCGATAATAGACTTTCGTTTGCCAACCCATGTAAAGTCAAAGCTTTCGTCTTTATCATCAAGCCTGTCCAAAGCCTCGCCGAGTGATTCGAAGAATTCACGACTCCCACGCCAATCAACCTTGTCTAAATCAATTTTCTGAACCCCGTTGTCATCACTCATCATAACCCTCCAAGCAGCTATTTGTTATCTGTTCGATTAGAGAAATTATACCATAATATCGGGGCTTATTTTTATGTAGCTTGCTACAATTAATAGTATGAGCAGAGAACGAGTGAGATTCTACAGTAACAGCGATATGTCGATTGGGTTTTATCTTGCTCGACTAAAAAAAGTTGTAGATGCTATTGATGCAACGAATAACAGTGTTAGGGATATAAATGAAGCCTTGGAGCTATTCAATATCATTCAGTTCATAGACAATAATCTTTTTCATAAAGACTGGACAGAAGAATATACTGACAAGCTAAAATCAAAGAGTCCTCTGATAAAAAGTACTGTCGCGAAATTCTTCAATAGTCTTACGCCAGAAAAGATTAGCGACAACATCAAGACTCTTCATAGAGAATATTATGATGATTTCATAGCGAATTTCTCTACATATAAACTAGGAGAAAAGGTTAGCAACGAGGACTTTAAAAAGCTTTTAGAGGAGTCGGGCCTCTCCGTTATTGATGTAATGGAGTCCAAGTATCTCGTACAAAAATATCCGAATTCAATTAAAGATTTATTTTTATCAGACCCGCGAAATTTTGAGTCGTTCCTTAGTAACTTTACCTATTCACATAATAAGAGTAAACTCCACATCCCCGGCAACATCACAAAAAAAGAAATGCTGGAGTTTTGCGATAAATATGTGGCATCTGAAAACGCTAACCCAAACTATCTCGACTTACTTGCAGGCTCAATAAAGGGGATTGAGAAATTTTTAGACATAGATACGTCCACAAAGATAAAAATAAAGAGACGAACGGAAGAAATTCAAGACAAACTTTTTGGTGACTTAACAAAAGGTGGTGGTTTAAAAGTCAATATTTCCATCCTCTCTTCAAAGGATGCGTATGAAAAAGAACTTAAGAAGAGTGCGGCAACTGACCTGGTCGCGTGCATTGACAGTAATTGGCTTGAGAAACATCACGACTATCCAACAATTCTTAATAATTTTCTGTATTTATATGAGTTATTCTCTGAGGACTTAATATCTGAAATGCCAAGTTTTCCAAATAAGGAGATGGGAGCATTCATGAGGAGCATTGGGGTACGAACTGAGAATTCTTACGAAGTAGGTCAGTACTTTGATTTGAAGCACCAGCTAGTCATAGGCAAAATTCATATGATCGAAGAATTACTTTCGAGACATAATGTTCGTCTCGAAGAAGTTATTGATTGGTTTTTCGCTACATATTCGAACTTAGAATTTGGAGTAGAGTGGCTTCCTCTGAATATGCCAACAAAAGATGAAAGTACAGGGAATAAAACTGCGACACTATTTCGAATTGAAGAGAGCATCCGGAAGCAATACGCAGCTCTTTCTGAACATGGAACCATTGACAGCGAATTCGTAAACCTTATGAACACGCCAGATGTAGAAAACTTAACCAGTGCAATAAAAAAGAAATACATCTATACATCAGATACCGAAATATCTTGGTCTATCATGGGGCTTTTGTATTCTGATCAATCTTCAATTGTATACATTGATGAAGCGAGAAGCGGACATAGTTTTGTTGAACTGATTCATAGACACCATCTAAAATTATCTGACTTTCATGATTACCAAAAGCCGAGAATACAATACCTTATAGACCATAATGTCATAATAATTAAAGAAGATGGACTGCTTGGCTATTCTGATATTCACGAGTTGTATGTATACAAAAAGCTATTTACCGATGGTGTACTTGGCTACCACCACAACAGCAGAGAAATTCAAAAAGCAGTTGACATCATGTTAAAAAAAGGAAGGGTCATTGCAGGTGGCACTTTGTACGCCAAACAAGAATCAGACTACCTAAACTTCCTACTCAACAATAAGATTTTCGATAACAGCTGGGCTATTCGAAACTTATATCAACATGGGTCACCAACCTACAAGTCAGAAGATAGATATAAGTTTGACTATCATATAGCGATATTAATACTCGTGCATTATGTCATAAAAATAAATGATGAATTAGCTCTGAGGAAAATTGCCTCGAAAAAAGAGCCCGCATATGTAGAGTTTGACCTAGATCAGTAAACGTTCAAGTGCGTGACGTTGGCGGGCAAGTTCTTGCTTCTTTGCTATCGAAGGTTCGCTAATGAGTTTTTTGCTAATCAGATCGATCTGTTTCTGGATCTTATCTTTTTCTTTGTTTATTTGGACCGCTGACTTTGCATCGTTTCGGCTTAGCTTATTTAGTTGTGGCGCTATCTGAAAAAGGAAATTCTTGTATATCTCGTCGACCGATCGGCCTTTGAGCTGGAGCTTTAATTCTTCTAACCACTGGGTTTCAAAGTACGTATCAACTTTCATCTGATTTTCGTTTTTTATTCCTTGCTCCTTGAAGGAGATGACGGCTTTTTGTAGATTGGATTTCTTAAGAACATACAAGATGGGGTATGGAATGAATGTATCGATGTGCTTCAGTAGACTTCTGCTTATCTCAGATGACTTTAGAATAATTTCGAATACCTGAAGCTCGCTGTATTCACCGCTCGTTATATTAAGCGTGTCGGGTGAGATTTTGTTTGTCCAACGAATCTTTTCAATCTCGTCAGTGAATCGTTGACGCAGCTGGCTACTTACACTGGTTTTTGTGTAGAATTTTTCCTTAGGAATAAATCTGTTCACTGTGGTGTTTGGAGGTAAATTCATTATTTTATCACTAGGAAATTAATTAGCTCGAAGTCATCAAGTCCTGATATATCACCCGTCAGGGCAGTAGTGCCACCTGCGCTGAATAGGCTGTCGGTATCGGCCTCTTCCTTTACGGTAACCATGGATTGGATAGCGGTGGTGAGTAGTGTTGTATAGTTGCTCATATCGGTTCCATCATTTGTAGCTGCGTTGAATTGCGCCACCAGGTCACGATCTGGTTCATCTGCACCCTTACCCAGGAGGCGGAGTTTGTCGAGTAGGTCTTTCGGTTGAAGGTGGTTGATAGCCACCTCGCCATCCTCGCTGATGTAAACGAGGTAAAACGGATGCAGGCGATTTTGCTTGTCGATATTAATGCCATGATTGATATTTTTTAGAACAAAAATTGCTCCTTTGGGAGTGTCTTCACTGGCCCTTGCGATGGCATGAATACCAAACGGAGTACGGTCAGCATCACCATACTTCTTTAACAGTTCTTGTAGATCTAGGTGGAACTCATTGAGTCCGAGGTCCATGATGGAAACACCGCTATTCATGTCTTCGATGTCTACTACTTCACTTTGGATTTTTTCAAGTTGATTCTTTCGGTACTCAAGTTCGGCGTTGTCTGATTGATCGATTGGGTTATCACTACCGGTTGCAGTTAAGTTAACGAGCTTCATGCGGCCTTCAACTCGACCTTTAAGATTTATGTACTCGTCTAGTGAGATATTTGGCCAAAAGTTTGTGAGTTGAATCCTCTCGTTAATTGATCCGATACGGTCAATACGACCGAATCTCTGAATAATTCGGACCGGATTCCAGTGAATATCGTAGTTAATTAGATAGTCGCAGTCTTGGAGGTTTTGACCCTCAGATATACAGTCAGTTCCAATAAGAATATCGATATCACCAGGGTTATTCGCAAAAAGTGCATCGCGATTCTTTGACAGCGGAGAGAAAAGAGTAAGAATTGTGTTGAAGTCTGCATGTACACCCGAAACAGTAGTGGTTGGGTTCTTCGTACCCGTTACAACAGCACTGTTTATACCGTAGCTTTGCTTTAGGCGCTCAGCGAGTTCTGAATACAGGTAGCTTGCAGTGTCGGCAAAGGCCGTAAAGATAACTATTTTCTTATTTTCTGGGTTGATAGGGTTTTGAATCTTTTCTTGTATAACTTCGATGAGTTTTTGGAGCTTAAGATCGTGTTCATCAACTACAGGAGCAATCATGCCAAGAAGTTCATCAAGAATGGTCTTGTCTTGTTCTAGTTTTTCACGCCAACTAACATAATCCATATCCTCTAACGAGACTTTGAATTTTTTACCTACAGACCATTCACCGTCCGCATCTTCAGCATCGAGGTCACTTGTATCAGCCTGCTCGATCTCTAAATCTTGTTTGATGCCGTGCTCATACCGATCAATGTTATCAATGGTTGAGTCAATAAGCTCCCATATGTGTGTAGCGGTAAGCCTGAAGGCGTAAATACTACTTTCGATACGCTTGAGTAGATTGGTAACCATGAGAATGTTACGTCCCGTCTCACGGTTTGCCCAACTTTTTCCCTTAGCCGAAGTGGTATCAACATACTTATCGATACGTGAAGGGTGTACATACTTTAGTGGGGTGTAGATATCCATATTGAGGGAGTCAATCCGGCGGAAAATCTCATTGAAATCCACGCCTGCAATATCGGTAAGGTCTGGTCGATGACTGATGGGTTTTAATCGCTCCGGGAACTTTCCAAGACTTGCATCAGAATAGTATTTTTCAATATGCTTCCGTGAACGAGCAATTGTCACGCTATCTAGCAGTTCAAAGAAGTCGAAACGAAGCATTTCAAGCAGTTTCGCAGTTGTCCTTTCATCAGGACTGAGTGTTGCCCAGGCTTTAAACGCTGCGTCCGCATCACGAAATATTTTATCTACAGGATTTTCTGCATTTATGCTGCTATCGAAGGCTGTGCTATCTCCCTCTGCCGCGAGCATGAGCTGATTCCTAAGGTCTGTGAATCTAGTGTTGACGGGGGTTGCTGAGAGCATCAATACCTTTGTTTTTACACCCTGCTTGATTACTTTGTTAAGCAACTTTTGGTAACGATTCTCGTATATTTCATCTTCATTTCGGTGCGTCGAAGACTCACCGTTACGGAAGTTGTGTGATTCATCTATCACGACAAGATCGTAGTTTTCCCAATTCAACTTAAATAAATCGATTCCGTTGCTTTCACCTTGTTCACGGTTTAGATCGGTATGGTATAGCACGTCGTATCGTAAACGGTCTTCTACAAGTGGATTGTTCTTATAGTTGCCTTTAAATGTATTCCAGTTATCACTAAGTCGTTTGGGACAGAGGACTAAGACGCTTTTGTTGCGTGATTCGTAGTATTTAATGACGCCCAGTGCAGAGAATGTCTTACCAAGACCAACAGAGTCAGCAAGAATGCAGCCATTATGTTTTTCAAGTTTTGAAATGCATCCAATTACAGCGTCACGCTGAAAGCCATATAGCTTGTTCCAGATTTGTGAGTTCTTAAAACCTGTCGCTTCATTAGGAAGAAAATCGGCGTTCAAATCTTCGAGAAATTCGTTGAATATATTGTAAAGAGCGGTGAAGTAGATGAGCTCGGGAGAATTTTCCTTGTACGCCGCGGTGATGTTGTCAAGAACTGAATCTGTCACATCGGCCAGCTTTCCTGCTTCATTCCACACAGACTCGAATGTTTCGATAAATTGGCGAGACGCAGGAGCGTGAATTTTTGTAGTGACGGAGTATGCGCTGTTACCACGATCAGCGCCAAGATCAGCCGTTGTGAAGTTATTAAACGGTACAAATGCTGCTTCGTCACCATCCAAGCGAACGGCCATAAATGGTGCCATGTGCTCACCAGATATATTTGACTTAAATTTTACTTTACTGCGAATCCACTCAGCGCACTCTTTGGCTATCGCTTGCTGATTGAGTTCATTACGTAACTTAATCTCAAAGTCCGTTCCGTACAGTGAGCGCTCAGCGTTTAGCCTAGGGATATAAAACTCGCGAGATTCACGGGGTGCATTTTCGTTCGTAAATACTTCCCCCGTGAAGAGAAAGTTAAGTTCATCAATCTGCTCAAGCTCCTTCTTAAGGAGTTGGTAGGCATACATGGAGAAACTAGCTGCCGCTATGTCAACTTTGCTGCCTTTTCTAATGGTCATTTTTAAATCATCAATAACCCTGTTGGTTACATTATCGAAAAAAACTGGTGAATTATCTGAGCTCATTGAATTCATTATACATCCCCAAGAGATAATCACTGGGCTTTGTAAGAGTTTGCTAGACTTTGTAAGAGTTTGATTGCATAGTATTGACTTAGGGATTCCGTATGTATATATTGGTAGTTGAGCGAAAGCTCTAAACGTTAACAATCGAATCATACAGTTTCATTACGGGATCAGAAAAAGGCGGCGGCTTCAGAAAAGAGGAATCTCATCTGAGGTACAAATAAAAGGGCCAATCGTAAGGAATTGATCACAGACACTTAGTGTGTCTCTGTGATTAATTCTTTGTGATTGGCTTTTTGTGTTCTCAAGAAGCAACAACAAAGGGTTTTGTGATTTTTTAAATCATAAGGAGGAAGCATGAAAGCTTCAGAACACAAACCTAACATAGTGATGGTTAAAGCCAGTGCGCTCAAACCATCAGTCTACAATCCTCGTCGCTGGAACGAGCAAGCAGTAGCAGGTCTAACCGAAAGCATTAAACGCTTTGGTTTAGTCGATCCTCTGCTAGTTAATGGCGCTAAGGAGCGTAAGAATATCATCATAGGGGGTCATTTCAGATATAAAATTGCGCGCGATCTCGGCTACAAGGAGGTGCCAGTAGTATATCTCGATATACCCGACGAGACAACAGAGAAGGAGCTCAACATTAGGTTAAACAAAAACCAGGGTGACTGGGACTACGAGCTGCTAGCAGAGTTTGACGAGTCACTACTGGCGGACGTGGGATTCAGCTCGGAAGAACTCGATGATATTTTCGAGATAGACCTAGAAGAGTCTGAGACTTTTGATCTTGAAAAAGAGCTGAAGAAGCTGGATATCAAGAAGATTACGGTTCAAAAAGGTGATGTGTATCAGCTGGGAAAATCGAGGTTCATGTGTGGTGATTCAACCGTTGAAGCAGACTTTGACAAGCTCATGAATGGTCAGCTTGCAGATATGTGTTTAACAGATCAGCCATATCGCCTGAGCTATATGAAGGGTGGCATTCGTCAAGGCAAGCCAGTGGAAGGTTTTGGTGCTAAGCGAAACCGTAAGTACCTTGAGACTGACGAGCTGCCAGAAGACTTTGTAAAGCTGTGGATGGCAAATGTAGCCAAGCACGCAAAAACAGACTTTTCCATCATAGCCTACGAAGCATGGCATAACATGAGGGAGATGTGGGACTGCATGGCAGAGCATTGGACTATCCGCAATATGCTCATATGGCATGTACCGACGAGGCACCAAGGCTTTGCCGCCAAGTACAAATTCTTCAGTAAGTATGATATTGCAATGGTTGGAAGTAGCGGAACAGTCAAATACAACCATCAGAGCGAACCTGAAGGGCTACAAGAGGAGTATGAGTCGGCACTGTACGCTACAAGCGGAAAACCACACTGGGAGGGATACAAGGGAGGCAAGAAAATTCAGCCAACTGACTTTGTATCGTTTCCAGCCAATGACGAGAAGAGTTCAGGACAAGGCGTAATCTTTGGTACTAAGCCACTAGAGATACTCATTCCATACATTAAGGTGCTCACTAAACGGGGTGATTTAATAGTTGAGCCCTTTGCGGGTAGCGCATCTACGTTAATTGCGGCCACCATGTTGAAGCGGCGATGTTACATCATGGAAAAAAGCCCGACATATATGGAGATTGGCCTAAGGCGCTGGGAGAAATTGACCGGCCAAAAAAGGGTGAAGTTATGAGCCGGGATCAAAATCTCTACAAAAAGCGACTACTGGAACAGCTCCAGAAGACACCAATTGTTGAAGCGGCTTGTAAAAAGATTGGCCTGCCTCGCTCAACTTACTACCGTTGGCGGAAAGAGGACGATGAGTTTGCTGATGCCTGCGATGAAACCATTGAGCTGAGCATTGGTCGGATAAATGATTTGGCAGAGTCACAGCTTATTAACGCCATCAAAGAAAAAAACATGTCGGCGATTACCTTCTGGCTGAAACATCACCATTCGGGATATCGAAATAAGCTACAAATTGATGCTCGCGTGTCGAGTGTCCAACAAGAATTAACCCCGGAACAGGCGGAGATCGTCAGTAATGCACTTCGTCTGGCTGGCTTAACTAATCAGGAGAATGAAAATGAGCAAGAATAATAACGAACTGCAGCAAAAACTGTTTACGAATCAGCAGCTAAGAGCTGAGGTAACCCGCAAAAGCCATGAATGGTTCTTTGCGACCTACTTTGCCGGGCACATTAAGTATGCCAATGCACCGCTCCATAAAGATCTATTTCGGATCAGTGAAGACCAAGACCTTGAGCTAGCAGTCATTATGGCCTTTAGAGGTTCTGCTAAATCGACAATCATGAGCTTGTCGTATCCGATCTGGGCGATCCTTGGCGTACAGCAAAAGAAGTTTGTGCTGATAGCCAGCCAAACACAGTATCAAGCACGGGTGCACCTTTTGAATATTAAACGCGAACTTGAAAATAATAAGTTGCTTGAAAACGACCTTGGTCCGTTTATGGAGCAGCGTGAAGAGTGGGGCTCGACCTCACTCTTCATACCAAGATTTAACGCCAGGATTACGGCAATATCTGCAGAACAAAGTGTTCGCGGTATCCGTCACGGAGCGCATCGACCAGACCTGATCATAGCCGATGACGTTGAAGATACTCAATCGGTAAAGAGCCCGGAAGGTCGCAACAAAACCTATGATTGGTATACGAGCGAAATAATCCCAGCTGGTGATCCTGACACAAAGCGAATTGTGGTTGGCAACCTGCTCCATGAGGACTCCCTACTGATGCGGCTCAAAGAGCGAATCGAGCATGGAGATATCGATGGCCAGTTTATTGAATACCCGATCGCAAAAGATGGCGTATCCTTTTGGCCCGGCAAGTATCCTGATGCGGCTTCGCTAGAGAAGCAACGTCGCTCCGTTGCTAACCGTATTGCTTGGGAGCGTGAATACATGTTGAATTTAGTTCCCGATGACGAGCAAATCATATCTCGTGACATGATCCACTATTACTCAACACTGCCCGATGCACTCCGAGGAGAGTCGACCAGAATTGTTCTGGGAGTAGACCTTGCCATATCTGAAAGCGATAAAGCTGATTTCACCGCGATCATTTCTATTGATGTGAGAGGCCGTGGCGACAACATGCGAATGTACATTAAACCCTTCCCGGTCAACAAAAGGATGTCATTCAACTCAACGGTTGAAATGCTCAAAGACCTAGACTCCTTCTATTACCAACCGAAGATCTACATTGAGCAGACAGCTTACCAAGCTGCGGTTGTACAGGTGCTCAAAGCCGATGGGCTTGATGTGCAGGGCGTAACACCGAAAGCAGATAAACGCTCTCGGCTGAGTATGATCGCCGATAAGATCGAGCGTGGCGTAATTCTGTTCCCTGAAAAAGGTGCAGACATCCTGATAGACCAGCTAGTAGGATTTGGAATTGAAAAGCATGATGACTTAGTGGACGCCTTAACCATTGCGGTTCTCGAGCATGTGCGAAATACATCGAAGGGTGGAACGTTTTCCGTAGGGAGCCGAAGCGAGCTATTCGGGACAGCTCAACCTCGTCGTGGCACAAGAGCGTACTGGGATGCACGACTTGATGATTGGGAGGAAGCGACCAATGGAAGATGGGACTAGCAATTTAAGTTATTTGCGGTACTGTTTGTACTTGAAAAGAAAGGATTAACAGATGAACAACTATAGTACATGGATCAAAAAACGTTCTGGAACAAGCTTTCGGGGCTACCTGCTATCGACATATGATCAGCTTTGCACGACCTTCGGAGAGCCTGTGAGCGATGGTGACGGACACAAGATTGATGTGGAGTGGATTGTTGATACTCCGCATGGCGTGGCTACAATCTATAACTACAAGAATGGTCGGGCATATTTGGGTGAAGAAGGCTTAAGTCTAGATCAGATTTTTGAATGGCACGTTGGTGGCAAAAACAATAAATCCTACGAATGGGTCAAACAGGAACTACAAAAGCAGATAGTAGAGTCGATGCGCTAGTTCTGGCGCATTACCTCATCCATGGTGAGCCCAGACTTATCCTTCCAGGTAACCCATGCATTAACATTGTGACCAGTTGCAAAACCACCAGCATGATTAGGGCTTT
This window harbors:
- a CDS encoding site-specific DNA-methyltransferase → MMSDDNGVQKIDLDKVDWRGSREFFESLGEALDRLDDKDESFDFTWVGKRKSIIEAGAPINKTFRPDVEASKNWNTTKNLFIEGDNLDALKLLQESYLGKVKMIYIDPPYNTGKDFVYHDNFKASTEQYDEDTEYKDDAGNIQFKKNEKTNGRYHSDWLSMMYPRLKLARNLLTEDGVIFISIDDNEQANLRKLCDEVFGEDNFVGNIVVAKGTTTGQDANDIGSSVDYMLVFARDKTRYIPNGLPLNEKDIARFSLEDNKGKYSILQFRKTGTNDRRQDRPNLYYPLIAPDGSEVYPIGPGGYESCWRTGRKQFDSWVAEGMIEWKIDQTGVYKPYVKYYLEGRTKQVSNLWDDVEGNKKASITVKELVGKNVFTNPKPVGLIKKCLIITTGEDDLILDFFSGSGSTAHAVMQLNAEDGGNRKWIMVQLPEETDEKSEAFKAGYKTIPEISRERIHRAGDKIASERPDAKVDYGFRSLLIDDTNYKEVYKSAGQYSQAELLDAVDNIKEDRSDLDLLYGVLTQSALELNRPIETVELSGSTTYKYDYFGGVSGLIACFAENISEATIKEIAKLKPLTAVFRESSFADSQAKVNLAEHFRILSPETKVKVV
- a CDS encoding DUF4391 domain-containing protein; the protein is MNLPPNTTVNRFIPKEKFYTKTSVSSQLRQRFTDEIEKIRWTNKISPDTLNITSGEYSELQVFEIILKSSEISRSLLKHIDTFIPYPILYVLKKSNLQKAVISFKEQGIKNENQMKVDTYFETQWLEELKLQLKGRSVDEIYKNFLFQIAPQLNKLSRNDAKSAVQINKEKDKIQKQIDLISKKLISEPSIAKKQELARQRHALERLLI
- a CDS encoding DEAD/DEAH box helicase family protein; protein product: MSSDNSPVFFDNVTNRVIDDLKMTIRKGSKVDIAAASFSMYAYQLLKKELEQIDELNFLFTGEVFTNENAPRESREFYIPRLNAERSLYGTDFEIKLRNELNQQAIAKECAEWIRSKVKFKSNISGEHMAPFMAVRLDGDEAAFVPFNNFTTADLGADRGNSAYSVTTKIHAPASRQFIETFESVWNEAGKLADVTDSVLDNITAAYKENSPELIYFTALYNIFNEFLEDLNADFLPNEATGFKNSQIWNKLYGFQRDAVIGCISKLEKHNGCILADSVGLGKTFSALGVIKYYESRNKSVLVLCPKRLSDNWNTFKGNYKNNPLVEDRLRYDVLYHTDLNREQGESNGIDLFKLNWENYDLVVIDESHNFRNGESSTHRNEDEIYENRYQKLLNKVIKQGVKTKVLMLSATPVNTRFTDLRNQLMLAAEGDSTAFDSSINAENPVDKIFRDADAAFKAWATLSPDERTTAKLLEMLRFDFFELLDSVTIARSRKHIEKYYSDASLGKFPERLKPISHRPDLTDIAGVDFNEIFRRIDSLNMDIYTPLKYVHPSRIDKYVDTTSAKGKSWANRETGRNILMVTNLLKRIESSIYAFRLTATHIWELIDSTIDNIDRYEHGIKQDLEIEQADTSDLDAEDADGEWSVGKKFKVSLEDMDYVSWREKLEQDKTILDELLGMIAPVVDEHDLKLQKLIEVIQEKIQNPINPENKKIVIFTAFADTASYLYSELAERLKQSYGINSAVVTGTKNPTTTVSGVHADFNTILTLFSPLSKNRDALFANNPGDIDILIGTDCISEGQNLQDCDYLINYDIHWNPVRIIQRFGRIDRIGSINERIQLTNFWPNISLDEYINLKGRVEGRMKLVNLTATGSDNPIDQSDNAELEYRKNQLEKIQSEVVDIEDMNSGVSIMDLGLNEFHLDLQELLKKYGDADRTPFGIHAIARASEDTPKGAIFVLKNINHGINIDKQNRLHPFYLVYISEDGEVAINHLQPKDLLDKLRLLGKGADEPDRDLVAQFNAATNDGTDMSNYTTLLTTAIQSMVTVKEEADTDSLFSAGGTTALTGDISGLDDFELINFLVIK
- a CDS encoding DNA modification methylase, with amino-acid sequence MKASEHKPNIVMVKASALKPSVYNPRRWNEQAVAGLTESIKRFGLVDPLLVNGAKERKNIIIGGHFRYKIARDLGYKEVPVVYLDIPDETTEKELNIRLNKNQGDWDYELLAEFDESLLADVGFSSEELDDIFEIDLEESETFDLEKELKKLDIKKITVQKGDVYQLGKSRFMCGDSTVEADFDKLMNGQLADMCLTDQPYRLSYMKGGIRQGKPVEGFGAKRNRKYLETDELPEDFVKLWMANVAKHAKTDFSIIAYEAWHNMREMWDCMAEHWTIRNMLIWHVPTRHQGFAAKYKFFSKYDIAMVGSSGTVKYNHQSEPEGLQEEYESALYATSGKPHWEGYKGGKKIQPTDFVSFPANDEKSSGQGVIFGTKPLEILIPYIKVLTKRGDLIVEPFAGSASTLIAATMLKRRCYIMEKSPTYMEIGLRRWEKLTGQKRVKL
- the terL gene encoding phage terminase large subunit — encoded protein: MSKNNNELQQKLFTNQQLRAEVTRKSHEWFFATYFAGHIKYANAPLHKDLFRISEDQDLELAVIMAFRGSAKSTIMSLSYPIWAILGVQQKKFVLIASQTQYQARVHLLNIKRELENNKLLENDLGPFMEQREEWGSTSLFIPRFNARITAISAEQSVRGIRHGAHRPDLIIADDVEDTQSVKSPEGRNKTYDWYTSEIIPAGDPDTKRIVVGNLLHEDSLLMRLKERIEHGDIDGQFIEYPIAKDGVSFWPGKYPDAASLEKQRRSVANRIAWEREYMLNLVPDDEQIISRDMIHYYSTLPDALRGESTRIVLGVDLAISESDKADFTAIISIDVRGRGDNMRMYIKPFPVNKRMSFNSTVEMLKDLDSFYYQPKIYIEQTAYQAAVVQVLKADGLDVQGVTPKADKRSRLSMIADKIERGVILFPEKGADILIDQLVGFGIEKHDDLVDALTIAVLEHVRNTSKGGTFSVGSRSELFGTAQPRRGTRAYWDARLDDWEEATNGRWD